The nucleotide window TTCGAGCTTCTGCACAGAAACAGAACGAAATTCTGCCTTGAAAAATTCCGCATGGGCGCGAAAGGCGTCGGCCAGCCCCGTGCCTGTTCCGTCGATGATGCCGGGGTAGTTTTCAACCCTGCTGGTCGTCAGGATCTGGCCTCCCGGGCGGCCCTTTTCAAGCACAAGAGTGTCAAGACCGGCGCGCTTGCCGTAGATAGCGGCGGAAAGTCCCGCCGGGCCAGCGCCGATGATGACCAGTTCACGCTTTTCCATAAAAACTCCTTGTCGGGGCAGCCCGTTTGCAGCTGAGGCATGCGTTGAACCACCTGGCAAAATCTGCTGTTCTTTTCCGTCTTCAGGCCCGGCGGCCCGAGGGGCACAACACCCAAGAACCGCCGAAGCCTTACCGGAGGGGATTTAAAATACCGTCTGCCCGTCCACCTTGGTGGTCAGAGCCTTGAACGCCTTAAGCACCAGGTCGCGGCGAAGGTGCTTTTCTTCTGCGGGGGACAGTTCGGGATTGCCCAGGGGGTAGGGGATGGAAACCGTGGGTACGATTCTGTTGGCCCCGATGCTTAAAGAGATGGGAACAATGGTGCACATATGGACTACGGGAACATCAGCGGCTTCTTCAATGGCCTTGGCGAGCGTTGCACCGCAACGCGTGCACGTGCCTCACGTGGATGTGAGGATTACCCCGTCCACATGAGCCGCCTTGAGCTGTGAGCCTATTTCAGTGCCGAACTTGCGGGAGTTGGCCACGGAAGTTCCGTTGCCTACGGTGGTGTAGAACACATTGTAGAGCTTGCCGATCTTGCCTTCCTTTTCCAGATCGCGCAGCACATCAATGGGCAGCACACGGTCGGGGTCCTGGTTGGCGTAAGTTTGGTCGTAGCCGCCGTGTGCGGTCAGATACTTGCCCTTTTCAAGATCGTTAACGCCTTCAATACTGTATGACCCGAAGTTCTGCGCAGACGAAGCGGCGATATGGTCCGGGTTGCCTTCGGGCACGATGCCGCCGGAAGTGACCACGGCGATGGTGGCCTTGCTCAGATCTGCAATGGCCGGACGCGGTTCAACACGGTCAAAGATGGGCATGGCGTATTCAGTCTTGAACTCCTCGCCCTTGATCTTCTTGAGGAGCATGCGCACCGCGCGTTCCGCGCCGGGTTCGGAGTAAAACATGTTCTTGCGGATACCCTTGGGGAATATGCCTTCGGCTTCGGGATCGGCGATCTCTTCGCCGCGCAAAAGCTTGAGCATGGCAGCGGCCATGGCGGGTACGGCCTTGCCCATACCGCGGGCGCTGTCGGAAGTTTCAATGATGGTCACTTCCTTGCGGTACAGGTCCACGCCGGGACTTTCACGGTACATGCCGCTGACCACAGGCAGGCCATGCTG belongs to Desulfovibrio intestinalis and includes:
- the grdB gene encoding glycine reductase complex selenoprotein B gives rise to the protein MAYKLIHYINQFFAGIGGEEKADIAPEVREGLVGPGVAFKAAFGGQAEIAATFICGDNYCANHLDEVAAQMVETVKRFGADGVIAGPAFNAGRYGTACGVVCAAVNKQHGLPVVSGMYRESPGVDLYRKEVTIIETSDSARGMGKAVPAMAAAMLKLLRGEEIADPEAEGIFPKGIRKNMFYSEPGAERAVRMLLKKIKGEEFKTEYAMPIFDRVEPRPAIADLSKATIAVVTSGGIVPEGNPDHIAASSAQNFGSYSIEGVNDLEKGKYLTAHGGYDQTYANQDPDRVLPIDVLRDLEKEGKIGKLYNVFYTTVGNGTSVANSRKFGTEIGSQLKAAHVDGVILTSTUGTCTRCGATLAKAIEEAADVPVVHMCTIVPISLSIGANRIVPTVSIPYPLGNPELSPAEEKHLRRDLVLKAFKALTTKVDGQTVF